From Halotia branconii CENA392, the proteins below share one genomic window:
- a CDS encoding response regulator transcription factor: MAPAKILVVDDDPAVRNLIQRFLIKQSYQVESAEDGKSALALFEQFNPDLVILDVNLPDVIGFNLCQEMQSRNGVFVLMLTSRADEADKIRGFAKGADDYLTKPFGLGELEVRVGAILRRQRVVTTAEQKRLVFDKLTIDPVRREVSLNNQPVLLTALEFDLLHFLAGHPGRVWRRAELIQEVWDYEYVGDQRVVDVHIGQIRKKIEVDASQPALIQTVRGVGYKFECPPHGQTETNP; encoded by the coding sequence ATGGCTCCCGCCAAGATTCTTGTAGTTGATGACGACCCTGCGGTTCGGAACTTAATTCAACGCTTTTTGATTAAACAGAGCTATCAAGTAGAATCTGCTGAGGATGGTAAGTCAGCCTTAGCGCTATTTGAGCAATTTAACCCGGATTTGGTGATTTTAGATGTAAATTTGCCAGATGTCATTGGGTTTAACCTCTGTCAAGAAATGCAAAGTCGGAATGGTGTTTTTGTACTCATGCTCACTAGTCGTGCAGATGAGGCTGACAAGATTCGTGGCTTTGCTAAAGGTGCTGACGACTATCTCACCAAACCTTTTGGTTTGGGAGAGTTAGAAGTCAGAGTAGGAGCTATTTTGAGGCGGCAGCGGGTTGTGACTACCGCCGAACAAAAACGCCTAGTATTTGACAAGTTGACGATTGATCCAGTACGACGGGAAGTATCACTAAATAACCAACCAGTGCTATTGACCGCCCTAGAATTTGATTTGTTGCATTTTTTAGCTGGCCATCCTGGTCGAGTTTGGCGGCGAGCAGAACTTATTCAAGAGGTGTGGGACTATGAATATGTAGGCGACCAGCGGGTTGTGGATGTGCATATCGGCCAAATTCGCAAGAAAATTGAAGTTGATGCTAGTCAACCAGCATTAATCCAGACTGTACGTGGCGTGGGATATAAGTTTGAATGTCCTCCTCACGGCCAAACAGAAACCAATCCCTAA
- the gatB gene encoding Asp-tRNA(Asn)/Glu-tRNA(Gln) amidotransferase subunit GatB gives MMTTTTVKTEYEAIIGLETHCQLSTNTKIFSTSSTAFGGDPNTNIDPVCMGLPGVLPVLNQKVLEYAVKTGLALNCQIAPYSKFDRKQYFYPDLPKNYQISQYDLPIAEHGWLEIELVNADGNPIRKRIGITRLHMEEDAGKLVHAGSDRLSGSTYSLVDYNRAGVPLVEIVSEPDLRSGQEAAEYAEELRRIVRYLGVSDGNMQEGSLRCDVNISVRPVGRKEFGTKVEIKNMNSFSAIQRAIDHEIERQIAAIEAGDRIVQETRLWEEGAQRTISMRVKEGSSDYRYFPEPDLAPIEVSSEQLAQWRNQLPELPAQKRRHYENELGLSAYDARVLTEDCTVAEYFEVAIAAGANPKAAANWITQDIAAYLNKQKLTITEIALTPVNLAEVITRIEKGKISNAQAKAKLPDLLTGVAPEKAFAGQELITDPSVLEPIIDEVIAANPKELEKYRNGNTNLKGFFVGQVLKKTSKRADPKLTNELVEKKLS, from the coding sequence ATTATGACGACTACTACTGTCAAAACTGAGTATGAAGCGATTATTGGTTTAGAAACCCATTGTCAACTGAGTACGAATACCAAAATTTTCTCTACTAGCTCCACGGCATTTGGTGGTGATCCCAATACTAACATCGATCCAGTGTGTATGGGTTTACCTGGTGTTTTGCCTGTACTTAACCAAAAAGTATTGGAATATGCCGTTAAAACTGGGTTGGCACTGAATTGTCAAATCGCCCCATACAGCAAATTTGACCGTAAACAGTATTTTTATCCTGACTTACCGAAAAACTACCAAATTTCTCAATATGACTTACCCATCGCAGAGCATGGATGGTTAGAAATTGAGTTGGTAAATGCTGATGGTAATCCGATTCGCAAACGCATTGGCATCACGCGGCTGCACATGGAGGAAGATGCAGGCAAACTTGTACATGCAGGTAGCGATCGCTTGTCTGGTTCTACTTATTCTTTGGTAGACTACAACCGCGCAGGTGTACCATTGGTAGAAATTGTCTCAGAACCCGATTTGCGTTCCGGACAAGAAGCTGCTGAATACGCCGAAGAATTACGCCGCATCGTCCGCTATCTTGGTGTCAGTGATGGCAATATGCAAGAAGGATCTCTGCGTTGTGATGTGAATATTTCTGTGCGTCCAGTGGGACGAAAGGAATTTGGCACGAAAGTAGAAATTAAAAACATGAACTCGTTTAGCGCTATTCAACGAGCGATTGACCACGAAATTGAGCGACAAATCGCCGCCATCGAAGCAGGCGATCGCATTGTACAAGAAACTCGCCTATGGGAAGAAGGCGCTCAACGTACAATTAGTATGCGGGTTAAGGAAGGTTCTAGTGATTACCGCTATTTCCCAGAGCCAGATTTAGCACCAATTGAAGTATCTAGTGAACAACTAGCACAATGGCGTAATCAATTGCCAGAATTGCCAGCCCAAAAACGTCGTCATTATGAAAACGAATTGGGACTTTCGGCTTATGATGCACGAGTGTTGACAGAAGATTGTACAGTAGCCGAATATTTTGAAGTTGCGATCGCAGCAGGAGCTAATCCTAAAGCTGCTGCTAATTGGATTACTCAAGATATCGCTGCCTACCTCAACAAGCAAAAACTTACTATCACTGAAATTGCTCTGACTCCTGTCAATTTAGCTGAAGTGATTACTCGAATTGAAAAGGGCAAAATTAGCAATGCTCAAGCGAAAGCAAAACTGCCCGATTTACTCACAGGTGTCGCTCCTGAGAAAGCGTTTGCTGGTCAGGAGTTAATCACTGATCCTAGTGTGTTAGAACCAATCATTGATGAAGTGATCGCCGCCAATCCCAAAGAACTTGAAAAGTATCGCAACGGTAATACCAACCTTAAAGGCTTCTTCGTCGGTCAGGTTTTGAAAAAGACTAGCAAACGTGCTGATCCTAAGCTAACTAATGAATTAGTGGAGAAGAAATTGAGTTAG
- a CDS encoding DUF6335 family protein produces MVENNNHDEVKSDDLPQEITESYGTGVKDLPGYNIGGRSLQERKHEYTDTSPELTGGDVDAYWQDADTVGDEAVGGTAHTPDQNVTEDLEAAVGLEMKDNASLRTETVLERRDDNRWELDPMSSDDYEQRDS; encoded by the coding sequence ATGGTGGAAAATAATAATCACGACGAAGTTAAATCTGATGATTTACCACAGGAAATTACCGAATCTTACGGCACTGGTGTAAAAGATCTGCCAGGATACAATATTGGTGGGCGATCGCTACAAGAAAGAAAACACGAATATACAGACACTAGTCCAGAACTCACCGGTGGCGATGTAGATGCTTATTGGCAAGATGCCGACACAGTAGGAGATGAAGCTGTGGGTGGTACAGCGCATACTCCTGATCAAAATGTCACTGAAGATTTAGAAGCAGCAGTAGGGTTGGAAATGAAAGACAACGCCTCTCTCCGCACTGAGACAGTTTTAGAACGACGTGATGATAATCGCTGGGAACTAGATCCGATGTCTTCTGACGATTATGAACAACGGGATAGTTAA
- the hppD gene encoding 4-hydroxyphenylpyruvate dioxygenase: MKIDHVHFYVKDAKAWRDWFIHHLGFKPVASGISSFHTCTEAVKNGVVYFLLSSPLLPTSPVAEFLSQHPPGVADVAFAVEDVEAAIALAQAYGATIIQPIQERQMHGASVKCGKIAAWGGLTHTLIEKPVVNDQLQVATDSNFIAIDHIVLNVAVGELEHAVAWYEKILDFQPQQTFKIQTDRSALHSQVMVSHNGSVQLPINEPASQNSQIQEFLDVNQGAGIQHIALRMSNLIDAIAQFRASGLSLLSVPQTYYSRLQQRPGLPLTPLELKAIAQQEILVDWQEDVQNALLLQIFTQPIFGEPTFFFEFIERRYQAQGFGEGNFRALFEAIESEQIKRGTLR, encoded by the coding sequence TGTTCACTTTTATGTAAAAGATGCCAAAGCATGGCGAGATTGGTTTATACACCATCTTGGGTTTAAACCTGTAGCCAGTGGCATCAGTTCATTTCACACTTGTACTGAAGCGGTCAAAAATGGTGTTGTTTACTTTTTGTTATCTTCACCACTCTTACCTACAAGTCCAGTGGCTGAGTTTTTGAGTCAACACCCACCCGGTGTAGCCGATGTTGCTTTTGCAGTTGAAGATGTGGAAGCTGCGATCGCCCTAGCACAAGCATACGGTGCTACAATCATCCAACCTATTCAAGAACGGCAAATGCATGGTGCTTCTGTTAAGTGCGGCAAAATTGCCGCTTGGGGTGGATTGACTCATACACTGATTGAAAAGCCAGTGGTTAATGATCAATTGCAAGTGGCAACAGATAGCAACTTTATCGCCATAGATCATATAGTGCTAAATGTGGCAGTTGGTGAATTAGAACATGCTGTTGCTTGGTATGAAAAAATTCTCGATTTTCAACCCCAGCAAACATTTAAAATTCAAACCGATCGCTCTGCTTTGCACAGCCAAGTAATGGTTTCTCACAATGGCAGCGTCCAATTGCCAATTAATGAACCAGCTTCTCAAAATTCTCAAATTCAAGAGTTCTTAGATGTTAACCAAGGGGCAGGTATTCAACATATCGCCCTGCGGATGTCTAATCTCATCGATGCGATCGCTCAATTTCGGGCTTCTGGTTTATCTTTGCTCTCAGTTCCTCAAACTTACTACTCGCGACTGCAACAGCGCCCAGGACTACCATTGACACCCCTAGAACTAAAGGCGATCGCCCAACAAGAAATTTTGGTAGATTGGCAAGAAGATGTCCAAAACGCACTGCTACTACAAATTTTTACTCAACCCATCTTTGGAGAGCCGACCTTTTTCTTTGAATTTATTGAACGTCGTTATCAAGCTCAAGGCTTTGGAGAAGGTAACTTTCGCGCCTTGTTTGAAGCCATTGAAAGCGAACAAATTAAACGCGGTACTCTGCGTTAA
- a CDS encoding zinc-dependent alcohol dehydrogenase — MKAVCWYGEHDVRVETVPDPKIINPRDAIIKITSTAICGSDLHLYNGYIPTMEKGDILGHEFMGEVVELGSAVKNVQIGDRVVVPFTISCGNCFFCNQDLWSLCDNSNPNAWMVEKQMGHSPSGLFGYSHLFGGYAGGQAEYARVPFADVGLFKIPNGLTDEQVLFLTDIFPTGYMAAENCNIKPGDIVAIWGCGPVGQFAIRSAYMLGAERVIAIDRVPERLRMAKEDGKAEVLNYEEIDVGEALKEMTGGRGPDACIDAVGMEAHGTDLMALYDQAKQAVRLETDRPTALRQVIVSCRKGGHVSIPGVYGGFIDKVPMGAAMNKGLTLKMGQTHVHKYLKPLLEHIQNGEIDPSFVITHRLPLEQAPHGYQIFKDKKDHCIKVVLKPSN, encoded by the coding sequence ATGAAAGCAGTTTGCTGGTACGGTGAACATGATGTGCGGGTAGAAACAGTTCCAGATCCTAAAATTATCAATCCGCGTGATGCCATTATTAAAATCACCTCTACTGCAATTTGTGGTTCAGATTTACACCTTTATAACGGCTACATTCCTACTATGGAAAAAGGTGATATCCTTGGGCATGAGTTCATGGGGGAAGTTGTTGAACTAGGAAGTGCAGTTAAAAATGTCCAAATAGGCGATCGCGTCGTTGTTCCCTTTACAATATCCTGTGGTAACTGTTTTTTTTGTAATCAAGATTTGTGGTCGCTGTGCGATAACTCTAACCCCAATGCTTGGATGGTAGAAAAGCAAATGGGTCATTCACCATCAGGTCTGTTTGGTTACTCCCACTTATTCGGAGGTTACGCAGGTGGTCAAGCAGAGTATGCACGAGTTCCCTTTGCCGATGTTGGTTTGTTCAAAATTCCCAATGGGCTGACGGATGAGCAAGTATTATTTTTAACTGATATTTTTCCGACTGGCTATATGGCAGCGGAGAACTGCAATATCAAACCCGGTGATATTGTCGCTATTTGGGGTTGTGGCCCAGTTGGACAATTTGCCATTAGAAGTGCATACATGTTAGGCGCAGAACGTGTTATTGCCATTGATAGAGTTCCAGAACGCCTACGTATGGCTAAAGAAGATGGTAAAGCTGAAGTTCTGAATTACGAAGAAATAGATGTTGGGGAAGCGCTCAAAGAAATGACTGGTGGGCGTGGCCCTGATGCTTGTATTGATGCTGTAGGAATGGAAGCACATGGTACTGATTTAATGGCTCTCTATGACCAAGCAAAGCAAGCAGTTCGTTTAGAAACAGACCGCCCCACAGCATTACGGCAGGTGATTGTCTCTTGCAGAAAAGGGGGTCACGTATCAATTCCAGGAGTTTATGGCGGCTTTATTGACAAAGTACCTATGGGTGCTGCCATGAACAAAGGTCTAACTTTGAAAATGGGACAAACCCACGTCCATAAATATTTAAAACCCTTGCTAGAACACATTCAAAATGGCGAAATTGATCCATCGTTTGTTATTACCCATCGCCTACCTCTAGAACAAGCGCCCCACGGCTACCAAATATTTAAAGACAAGAAAGACCATTGCATCAAAGTTGTACTTAAACCATCAAATTAA
- a CDS encoding DUF2811 domain-containing protein, protein MKATVSIFTEIPETLDESLKIYLEKHPDWDQNRVLTAALSLFLLQNGDSDRRAARVYLETLFHHC, encoded by the coding sequence ATGAAAGCAACGGTTAGCATCTTTACAGAAATTCCCGAAACCCTTGACGAATCCTTAAAAATTTACTTAGAAAAGCATCCCGATTGGGATCAAAACCGAGTGCTGACAGCAGCATTGTCACTGTTTTTACTACAAAATGGAGACAGCGATCGCCGTGCTGCTCGTGTTTATTTGGAAACTTTGTTCCACCATTGCTAA
- a CDS encoding CPP1-like family protein, with translation MSDQNPYEKLGVSEDASFDEIQDARNRLMEQYGGDSKSLELIETAYDAILMERLRMRQEGKIKVPERIRFPELRVQSPVKETPTPREQSPAWLQRMLDQPTPTDVLLPGAWYLGLSSISIFYPTTGDQVLQLVLVVGVGISIYFLNRKEGKFGRAVLLTLVALIMGLIIGGLFANWFLPQTQFVSLTSNQFSTVLTFILLWLVSSFLR, from the coding sequence ATGAGCGATCAAAATCCCTACGAAAAACTTGGGGTATCAGAAGATGCTAGCTTCGATGAAATTCAAGATGCTCGCAATCGCCTAATGGAGCAGTACGGTGGCGATTCCAAGAGTCTAGAACTCATCGAGACTGCTTACGATGCGATTTTAATGGAGCGTTTACGGATGCGTCAGGAAGGTAAAATAAAAGTACCTGAACGCATTCGGTTTCCAGAACTACGAGTACAATCGCCTGTTAAAGAAACTCCAACCCCCCGTGAACAGTCGCCAGCGTGGCTGCAACGAATGCTGGATCAACCAACGCCCACAGATGTACTATTGCCTGGAGCTTGGTACTTGGGTTTAAGTTCTATTAGTATCTTTTATCCAACTACAGGCGATCAAGTTTTGCAGTTGGTGTTAGTGGTAGGAGTAGGAATTAGTATTTACTTTCTTAATCGTAAAGAAGGTAAGTTCGGTAGAGCAGTTTTACTTACACTCGTTGCACTCATAATGGGTTTGATTATCGGGGGGCTATTTGCTAATTGGTTCTTACCACAAACGCAATTTGTCAGTTTGACTTCAAATCAGTTTTCTACAGTACTGACATTTATATTGTTGTGGTTAGTTAGTAGCTTTCTGCGTTAG
- a CDS encoding cupin domain-containing protein, whose translation MSDTSVKKIDSTNSPKGKEGQKYLASGKSLSMRLWENEQPSEDKQPTTREYETVGYVINGRAELHIEGQMVLLEPGTSWVVPKGANHTYKILESFTAVEATSPPAQIHGRDEN comes from the coding sequence ATGAGTGATACAAGCGTTAAGAAAATAGACTCTACTAATTCTCCTAAAGGTAAAGAGGGTCAGAAGTATCTAGCATCTGGCAAATCTCTCTCTATGCGTCTTTGGGAAAACGAGCAACCTAGTGAAGATAAGCAGCCAACTACACGGGAATACGAAACAGTTGGTTATGTAATTAATGGCCGTGCAGAATTGCATATTGAAGGGCAAATGGTTTTGCTAGAACCTGGAACTTCTTGGGTAGTACCAAAAGGAGCGAACCATACATACAAAATTCTAGAATCATTCACTGCTGTTGAAGCTACTAGCCCACCTGCTCAAATTCACGGGCGGGACGAAAATTAA
- a CDS encoding DJ-1/PfpI/YhbO family deglycase/protease: protein MTNHNNYSSNKKVAILIEDGVEDIEFIIPSNGIKQAGMEVVVLGSRMNEKYKGKRGKLTTEADATATEAVVSEFDAVIIPGGMAPDKMRRNPNMVRFVQEAMQQGKLVAAVCHGPQLLIEGDLLTNKQATGFSAIRKDIINAGANYLDEPLVVDGNLITSREPGDLAIFTTAILSRLGYGGKDAALPNEKDISAEWWKLADAWGGSTKGDIIKGLNTALGGEHYSLEALEQYAQKESDTEIKSLFQEMIADKKRHIEHLETYLHTLGEKPSFAANIANQYAKVKSAFTGSDDIYQLRCALGDAQTGIGDIGNLCAMYTDPVATAIFKGIYQDLLKSEQRLVELYRARVAVGAKPPKPTTGAAV from the coding sequence ATGACCAACCATAACAACTATTCCAGTAATAAAAAAGTTGCTATCCTCATTGAAGATGGAGTAGAAGATATAGAATTTATTATCCCTTCTAATGGGATTAAACAGGCAGGAATGGAGGTAGTTGTCCTCGGTTCCCGTATGAACGAAAAATACAAAGGTAAACGTGGCAAATTGACCACAGAAGCCGATGCCACTGCAACAGAAGCTGTAGTTTCAGAATTTGATGCAGTGATTATTCCTGGCGGTATGGCTCCCGATAAAATGCGGCGAAATCCCAATATGGTGCGTTTTGTGCAAGAGGCAATGCAGCAAGGAAAGTTGGTAGCAGCGGTTTGTCATGGCCCACAACTTTTAATTGAAGGTGACTTACTTACAAATAAGCAAGCTACTGGCTTTAGCGCTATCCGCAAAGACATAATCAATGCGGGTGCAAATTATCTTGACGAACCATTAGTAGTTGATGGCAATTTGATCACCTCTCGTGAACCTGGAGACTTAGCGATTTTTACCACAGCTATTCTCAGCCGCTTAGGTTATGGCGGTAAAGATGCAGCGCTGCCAAATGAAAAAGACATAAGTGCTGAATGGTGGAAATTAGCTGATGCTTGGGGTGGTTCAACCAAAGGCGATATTATCAAAGGATTAAATACTGCTTTGGGCGGTGAGCATTACTCCTTAGAAGCTTTAGAGCAATACGCCCAAAAAGAATCAGATACAGAAATAAAGTCACTCTTTCAAGAGATGATTGCTGACAAAAAACGCCACATTGAACATTTAGAAACCTATCTTCACACACTAGGCGAAAAACCTTCTTTCGCGGCAAATATTGCTAATCAATATGCCAAAGTGAAGTCTGCTTTTACGGGCAGTGATGACATATATCAGTTACGTTGCGCTTTAGGAGATGCACAAACTGGTATTGGCGATATTGGTAATTTGTGTGCAATGTACACCGACCCGGTAGCAACTGCTATTTTCAAAGGAATTTACCAAGATTTGTTGAAATCTGAACAGCGATTGGTAGAGCTATATCGAGCGCGGGTAGCAGTTGGGGCAAAACCTCCCAAACCAACAACAGGTGCGGCTGTATAG
- a CDS encoding SRPBCC family protein, translating into MASTQENKLTGSHSEASETERWASLIGGGALVLMGLRQGSLRGVLTALAGGGLIYQSATKHSTIQQAQEAMGMNQPIKVEKTVTINKSAEELYHFWHNFENLPTFMKHLKFVKVYNEKRSHWIANAPLGNSVEWDADILEDRENEFISWASVEGADIENSGFVRFQKAPKNRGTEVKVVLEYNPPGGVLASVIAKLFGEEPEQQIGDDLRRFKMLMEAGEIATTAGQSMGKG; encoded by the coding sequence GTGGCTTCGACACAGGAAAATAAACTGACTGGTAGTCACAGTGAAGCTAGTGAAACTGAGCGTTGGGCATCTCTCATCGGTGGAGGGGCGCTAGTACTAATGGGTTTAAGACAAGGTTCCTTACGGGGAGTGCTAACTGCTTTAGCTGGCGGCGGTTTGATTTATCAAAGTGCAACAAAACATAGCACGATTCAGCAAGCACAAGAAGCAATGGGTATGAACCAACCTATCAAAGTTGAAAAGACAGTAACGATTAATAAATCGGCAGAGGAACTATATCACTTTTGGCACAACTTTGAAAATTTGCCTACATTCATGAAGCATCTCAAATTTGTGAAGGTATACAACGAGAAACGCTCTCACTGGATTGCTAATGCACCTTTAGGTAATAGTGTCGAATGGGATGCAGATATTTTAGAAGACCGAGAAAATGAGTTTATTTCTTGGGCTTCTGTTGAAGGTGCAGATATTGAAAATTCTGGTTTTGTGCGTTTTCAAAAAGCACCAAAAAACCGGGGTACAGAAGTTAAGGTTGTCTTAGAATATAATCCTCCTGGTGGAGTGCTGGCTTCGGTAATAGCCAAACTTTTTGGTGAAGAACCAGAACAGCAAATCGGTGATGATTTGCGTCGTTTTAAAATGCTGATGGAAGCAGGCGAAATCGCCACTACCGCAGGTCAGTCAATGGGTAAAGGATAA
- a CDS encoding glycosyltransferase encodes MPDTQISAIICTHNRDTYLGAAIDSLLAQDIAANFEVVVVDNGSSDRTREVVEQRASDFRLKYVYEPTLGLSVARNTGAKVAEAEILAYLDDDAVASTHWLQVLHSAYKNNSQLAIAGGKVTLLWPQDIQQPRWLSPGLAANLGAYDLGDSTTYIEQPGLTPRGLNYSIRRSFLEQIGGFDPHLGRVGKNLLSNEELQMTEFALQKGWQVAYLPEALVAHNVAPERLKRSWFLNRGWWQGISECYREQLAGKAGMGQLQRGGERFIRGLYKSLQYFSDPAERFDKLVYAYGQVGYLNAAIQGLLFTSNKKYTASHLCAVESCEEKGLGTRD; translated from the coding sequence ATGCCAGACACCCAAATTTCTGCCATTATCTGTACTCACAATCGAGACACCTATTTAGGCGCTGCAATTGATAGCCTTTTGGCACAAGATATTGCAGCTAATTTTGAAGTTGTAGTAGTAGATAATGGGTCTAGCGATCGCACCCGCGAAGTTGTAGAACAAAGAGCAAGCGATTTTCGGTTAAAGTATGTCTATGAGCCTACTCTCGGCTTATCTGTGGCTCGTAACACGGGCGCTAAGGTTGCCGAGGCTGAAATTCTTGCTTATTTAGATGATGATGCTGTAGCTAGTACTCACTGGTTACAAGTTTTGCATTCTGCCTATAAAAATAACTCTCAACTAGCGATCGCAGGTGGCAAAGTCACCCTTTTATGGCCTCAAGACATTCAACAACCGCGATGGTTATCTCCTGGACTAGCTGCAAATTTGGGTGCATACGACTTGGGAGACAGCACGACATATATCGAACAACCAGGTTTAACTCCTAGAGGTTTAAATTACTCTATACGCCGCAGTTTTCTAGAACAAATTGGTGGTTTCGACCCTCATTTAGGGCGAGTCGGGAAAAACTTGCTCTCGAATGAAGAACTGCAAATGACCGAATTTGCCTTACAAAAGGGTTGGCAAGTTGCTTATCTTCCAGAAGCTTTAGTCGCTCATAATGTTGCTCCTGAGCGTCTCAAGCGCTCTTGGTTTTTAAATCGAGGCTGGTGGCAAGGAATCAGTGAGTGCTATCGCGAACAACTAGCGGGTAAAGCTGGTATGGGTCAATTACAGCGGGGTGGCGAACGATTTATACGTGGTTTATACAAATCATTACAATATTTTTCTGACCCAGCAGAGCGCTTTGATAAACTTGTGTATGCTTACGGTCAAGTAGGTTATTTAAATGCAGCTATTCAAGGTCTGTTGTTTACATCAAATAAGAAATATACTGCTTCTCATTTATGTGCAGTAGAGTCTTGTGAAGAGAAGGGACTAGGAACTAGAGATTAG
- a CDS encoding HAD family hydrolase, producing MLRLITDFDGPIIDVSERYYHVYQFCLEKTQRPGQVVQQLSKAEFWQMKRSRIPEKQIALNSGLDAAQAQEFAQLRRQTVHTEPYFEYDNLLPGAVDALLKIQQAGIDLAVMTMRRVRELDYAFKKHDLGRFFPENRCYCLSNDYVKTRDIEDKPLLMARALAELPPAADTWMVGDTEADITAAKKHGIKVMGVESGIRDRAQLELYHPDLIVKDLNSAVDFILDPSTSI from the coding sequence ATGCTAAGATTAATTACTGACTTCGACGGCCCTATTATTGATGTTTCTGAGCGTTACTACCATGTTTACCAATTTTGTTTGGAGAAAACACAGCGTCCAGGTCAAGTAGTGCAACAACTTTCTAAAGCTGAATTTTGGCAAATGAAGCGATCGCGGATTCCTGAAAAACAAATTGCTTTAAATTCTGGTTTAGACGCAGCGCAAGCCCAAGAATTTGCTCAGTTGCGGCGACAAACAGTGCATACAGAACCTTATTTTGAGTATGACAATTTATTACCGGGTGCTGTCGATGCACTATTAAAAATTCAACAAGCTGGCATCGATTTAGCAGTGATGACAATGCGTCGGGTTAGGGAATTAGATTATGCCTTTAAAAAACACGACTTAGGCAGATTTTTCCCCGAAAATCGCTGTTATTGCCTCAGCAATGACTATGTTAAAACTCGTGATATTGAAGATAAACCTTTGTTAATGGCTAGAGCATTAGCAGAACTACCCCCCGCAGCTGATACTTGGATGGTGGGGGATACAGAAGCTGATATTACTGCTGCGAAAAAACACGGTATTAAAGTCATGGGTGTGGAGTCTGGTATCCGCGATCGCGCTCAATTAGAACTTTACCACCCAGACTTAATTGTTAAAGATTTAAACTCTGCTGTAGATTTCATCTTAGACCCTAGTACATCAATTTAA
- a CDS encoding DUF2267 domain-containing protein — MEYEEFITHVQSLAQSNSREEAERATRATLETIKERIAGNEAQELAANLPQKLSDYLQSEEEESFESFNLQEFITRASQKENIEPTNAAMHVRAVFAVLQNAIKPEIFAAFHAHLSHDYEELFATSPTNEMSA; from the coding sequence ATGGAATACGAAGAATTTATTACACATGTACAAAGTCTTGCTCAGTCAAATTCTCGTGAAGAAGCAGAACGCGCTACTCGTGCAACATTAGAAACAATTAAAGAACGTATTGCTGGCAATGAAGCACAAGAATTAGCTGCTAATTTACCCCAGAAGTTAAGCGACTATCTACAAAGCGAAGAGGAAGAGAGTTTTGAATCCTTTAATTTGCAAGAGTTTATTACTCGCGCAAGTCAAAAAGAAAATATAGAACCAACTAACGCTGCTATGCATGTACGGGCTGTTTTTGCTGTGTTGCAAAATGCCATTAAACCCGAAATATTTGCTGCCTTTCACGCTCATTTATCTCACGATTATGAAGAATTGTTTGCTACATCACCAACAAATGAAATGTCTGCTTAG